The Esox lucius isolate fEsoLuc1 chromosome 20, fEsoLuc1.pri, whole genome shotgun sequence region CGGCTGCTTAAAGCATGTATTATGTCCATAGAGAGGCGGTGCAGTCAATCGGCCAGGTGCAGTGCCCTCTGGCAGTGACGGAGCATCTGAAGCagctggctgtgtctgtgtttggagAACCACAGGGCTGGTCTGAGGCTCAGGTCAACAGCCTGGGCAACATAATGGGTCAGACCTACTCTTATGGTCCTTTCTCTCTTCTGTTTTGTGATGGAGGACCAAATGAGTATGATCAATAAACCTACTTCTCTCCCCCCGGTCTCCTCCAGCGGGTCTGAGTTTGTCAGAGTTTCGTACGCTCAGTCCCTCTGCCCTGTCGTTCCTCAGTCCAACGAGCATCCCACTCATTCCCCCAAACCGCCTTGCAGTGAGTACTTTCCCATCTCTCACTTTCACCCACTGAAGTTTTCAGATGACTAGGTGTGAAACTAGCCTTCTTCTGATCAGGCACTCTCAGCCAAGCAGCTGGAGGGCCTGGGTCTTGAAAATGCTGTCATGGTAACAGATGAGCAGAAGGCAAGTCTGGGGGAGGTGCAACGAGCCGCTCTTGGCTACGCTATGGGTCTGAACCGAGCTGAAACCGCTCAGAAGCCATCCAGCAACCTGCCCCAAAGCTCAGGTGAGAGGAAATGTGTGGGTAGAGGTGTTGGAGTGAGAGGCATGTATTGATCGAGTCCAAAATGTACTAAATTGACAGtactaaattatttttaaaaaatatgggAAAGAGCAATAAAGGGAAGACTGAGAATGAGATGGGGAGAGTAATGCCCAAccctgagagagaaggagagtgcTTAGAGAAATAAACCAAAATGAGGATTGGATGGACCGAGGAACGTTGTACACAATTAAATGGTTCCCTTTTTCCTAATTCAGGAGCATCTGTAATGGGAACTCTAGGAGTCGGAGTCTTTTTGCAGCCTTTCCTGTTCCTGCTCCTAGGATGTGTCCTGTAGTGGGGAGCTAATAAACATAACATAGAAATGCATGATTAGAACTCTAAATGTATTGACATTGGTGTATTACTAGCAGTTGTGTTCATAGAGACGCAGTACGCATGCCTATACTCTGTTGAATAACAGTAGAGATGAGAACTGTGTGCTAAAAGACACTGAATAGGATCTTGCAAGTCCCAACATGGTACACCAGTTGCAGGaattaattgtatatattttgtaggatgtaacattaaacaaaatgggTAATGTGGTAGACATTAGGCATTTGAtacatgaaagaaaatgtagaaGCACATAAGATATTTTGTTctatttgtgaaatatttgaCACTTATCTGTCTATATTCTTATTCTGATAGTGGATCTCTTCAGCGTAGCATTGGAACATGTTgtttgtatgtcagtgtgtgttaaGGGCGGTGTTCTGAGAATTGGGATAAGAAGACCATGAATGTTGGCAAGACTGTCACTCAATAAAGACACATTTACTGTCTCTGATATTGTGGGttgctgttttatttaaataagtcCAATTAGACTCAATATAATAATCACTTTATCTCTGGGTATGGAACTAGAAATGTTCTAGGCAAGAATGAACAAAAGGCGGGTTACATTAGTACAGTGTTCTCTGTGAAGAATGATGCTACGCTAACAGGACACACAGTTTATCAAAATAGCAGAAGACAGTTGTCTACACAGCTGAATGGATGACTTATATTTAGGATAAAAAACTAagcccatttttttttttacagcaactCAACAagctgtaaaatattttttttcagaatacaATCACCATCATCAAACCCTCCCACCTACAACATAAACTCCAGTATTACTCactcctcctcactctctccctggctTCCCTGAAATAAATCAGAGACAACATCTTTATAGTCTTTATATCGTGTAAATATGTACAAGTTTATGTTTCAGTTTACAGACATTGGGTCTAACCCAACCCCTCAAGACAAGCAGATTGTCGTGAGATGGGATGTTTCCTGATTTATCTGCAATTCCTGATGTCCCAAGGCTGTAACTGTAGCAACACTCCTAAAATCTGTTGAGCCAATCACAACTTCTCATTACCTTAATGATCACATGGCCAGGAATGAGAAAGGACAGCAAGGGACAAATCTGAGCCAGAGCTTACAGTTAAAATCGATATCAGCGTATACATAAACACAAATCAAAGCATACGGACAAAACTACACAATTTAAGTAATAGAATGTGAAATGGATCTCTACACAGAAAAGGCCAGTGGTCAGTGTTACCACGGTTTCATTCGGTGCCAGGAGCCATAGCTAACACTAAAATCAATACGCCGATCACATCCACATCTTGATTAGTCTAAACACCAGTCACATTCTCTGTTGATGAGGGGTGACAGACACCTAACAGAACTCAAGCCTGGTGGGTCACTTACGCCTCCACtttgaaaacaatatttgtGAATGGTGGTAGTATTTGGTAACAGAACGCATTCATAATTCAGTAACAACAGGTTTCGGCGACCGAAATAACAGGTACAGCACACAAGAAACTAGATAGAGTCGGTCAGACGCAAAGGCTAGGGCTGCCATGTGATAGATGTGCCTTAAATTAAAAGGAGAAAACTaattcaatgaaaacaaaccaaCTTATCGCAGTAGACTGCAGTCATGTGATGTGCTCGAGTGCCAGAAAAACTATTACACACAACGCTTAAGAATGCTTTAACTTACTTCTCTTTCCGGCCAGAACATTCGCATTTCTTAGAATACCCTCATGCGCCCCCCTTCCCTTTCCCTTCTACTATTCTTCCATAGCTCCATCTCAGGCTGGCCTGTCCGTCTTGCGTGCTGTGATGAAAGCCATGCCGTGAGTCCTGAAGTGTGTGTTCAAGTCTGACGCCTTGTCAAAGCGTTTCCCACACACCTTGCACCCAACTCTGCCCTCGCCGTCTTCCCCCAGCGGCGTAGAGGGTTGAGACGAGGAGGGAGATCCGGGCTGGGACCCCCCTCCTCTGGGGCTACCCTCGCCGTGATTACCGCCGTTGCCAGGCGACGTAGTCAGAGAGCGGTCAATGTGGGCATGGTTGTCGGGGTGCGTGTCTCGGACCCGGTGGCTGATGAAGCGGTGGCGGGAGAGCGAGGAGGCGGAGGCAAAGCAGGCTCCGCACTGCAGGCACTGCAGGCTGACTCCTCCCCCCTGGGCGTCGGAGCGGTGCAGAGGGATGTGTTCCAGGAAGACTACGCGGTCCTCAGTGGTGAAGCCACACGGAGCACAACGGAATCCAGACTCTGGTTGGGGTGGGGGAGCGGAGGTGGTGACGCGGGGTCTCTTAGCAGAGAGAaagtcctcctcctcctcctcctcctcctctgtcttcatTCCTCTTCCGCCCTCATCTTCCTCTGCTGAAATGGTGAACTGGTTGGAGCCTCTATCCTGTTCTGAGGGGCTGTCTGCCGCCTCAGCACCCCTCCTTCGCTTctgacagtcagacaggcaggacGTGAGGTTACAGTCAGTGAAATTGAGACATACATGACCGTGGTCTTAATTCCTGCAGGTAGGACTCATTAGAGAAAGCTGTACCTGTGAGTCCAGAGCAGACCTGCCGTGTGTCAGCTGAATGTGTCTTTCCAACACCACTCTACTGCTGAATGTCTTCTTACTCTCCATACagaacctacacacacacacacacacacacacacacacattagggTTTAGAGGGGTTAAACGGGTTAGTGTGTACTGTGGATACTCACTGACagggtgtaggggttagtgtGGATACTCACTGACagggtgtaggggttagtgtGGATACTCACTGACagggtgtaggggttagtgtGGATACTCACTGACagggtgtaggggttagtgtGGATACTCACTGACagggtgtaggggttagtgtGGATACTCATTGACAGGGTGTAGTGTGTAGCGTGAAATAATCACTGTCagggtgtaggggttagtgttTAGTGTGGATACTCACTGACAGGATGTAGGGATTAGTGTGGATATTCACTTACagggtgtaggggttagtgtGGATACTCATTGACagggtgtaggggttagtgttTAGCGTGGATAATCACTGACagggtgtaggggttagtgttTAGTGTGAATACTCACTGACagggtgtaggggttagtgttTAGTGTGGATACTCATTGACagggtgtaggggttagtgttTAGTGTGGATACTCATTGACagggtgtaggggttagtgttTAGTGTGGATACTCATTGACagggtgtaggggttagtgttTAGTGTGGATACTCGCTGACagggtgtaggggttagtgtGGATATTCACTGACagggtgtaggggttagtgtGGATACTCATTGATAGGGTGCAGGGGTTAGTGTGGATACTCATTGACAGGGTGCAGGGGTTAGTGTGGATACTCATTGACagggtgtaggggttagtgttTAGTGTGGATACTCGCTGACTTGGTGTAGGGGTTAGTGTGGATATTCACTGACagggtgtaggggttagtgtGGATACTCATTGATAGGGTGCAGGGGTTAGTGTGGATACTCATTGACAGGGTGCAGGGGTTAGTGTGGATACTCATTGACAGGGTGCAGGGGTTAGTGTTTAGTGTGGATACTCACTGACagggtgtaggggttagtgttTAGTGTAGATACTCACTGACAGGGTGTAGTGTTTAGCGTGGATAATCATCGACAGGGTGTAGGGGATAGTGTTTAGTGTGGATACTCACTGACAGGATGTAGGGATTAGTGTGGATACTCACTGACAGGGTGTAGGGGTAAGTGTTTAGCATGGATACTCATTGACAGGGTGTAGGGGTAAGTGTTTAGTGTGGATACTCATTGACagggtgtaggggttagtgttTAGTGTGAATACTCACTGACAGTGGAAGACTCGTTTGATGCCCTTGTGTTTGACTCTGATGTGGCGTCTGAggctggaggtggaggagaaggagctcTCACACAGACTACACGGGAACTTCTTCAGGCtctacacaaaacacatgcaccTTACAGTCAACAGTTCTTCAGCTCCCCTAACTTCAAAACAGGAAAGCTACTAAAGGCAATGATGCTTACTGAGAAGAACGGCTGAAATCTGttcttcaaagaaaaaaaagaagaaaaacttTCCTGGGTCCCTCCCCTTCATGTGAGAGGTGACTGTGCATCCAGAACTTTAGAGACATGATATACAACTTTAAGACCTATATGATCAGGCCCAATCCTAATTTGAGAAACGCCTGGTGAGCTCAAGGTGGAGCGCAAATTAACTCTGAAATGAAATAGGTGGAAAAAGTGACGAGTCTGAACTTTTATCAAGTGAGGATTGGGCCCGTGGTGATTAGGTGATTGGTTTAAGGGCCAGTTAATTGCGGGCAGGACTGGGCCTGTGGGCCGGCAGTAGAGTAGGCCTGACCTAGAGGGTCAAAAGATACAATGGATCACCGATCAATTGAAACCGATTCAGAAGAAATCTACTGCACTGAACATCAAAACGTATAttactactgtgtgtgtgtgtgtgtgtgtgtgtgtgtgtgtgtgtgtgtttctagcCTGTGTTCCTGACCTTGCCGTGCTGCTCGGCCATATGGGTAATGTAGTCCTCTCTGTTGGCGTAGCGGGCATGGCAGGGAGCACAGCTCCACCCTGGGGTTGTCTTTGTATTGTCCccatccatctcttcctcttcttcttcctcctcttcctcctgctccCTCCCCCATTCCTCCCCATCAGAGCTCTCTGTCTTTAATGAGCTCCGTgcccgaggaggaggaggaactgGGGAGGGTGCCATGACAACTGGGGCTTCCTGTTTGACAGCAGGGCCTCTGTGAGTAGTCTAAGTGTGAGAACGGGGAGAAACACAGCGATAGGAGAGAAGAGGTAGGCgaaaggaagaggaaggatGAAAAAGAGGAGATGGGTAAGAGGATGAAAAAAAAGAGATGGGTAAGAGGCGGAGACAGGGGGGAAGAGGCGGAGACAGGGGGGAAGAGGCGGAGACAGGAGGGAAGAGGCGGAGACAGGGGGGAAGAGGCGGAGACAGGGGGGAAGAGGCGGAgacaggggggtgggggtggagtgGAGGGTTAATATTCAAATCAAGTCAACAGAATCTTTGATGACAGTTGAAGTGAGAAAATTAAACCAAGTATTGCAACGTGTGTTAGTGATACTAATACCTTGATGTGCTCCAGCATGGAACTTCTCTGAGCATAGAGCTTGGTGCACTCTGGACACTTAAACACATGCACCTTCTGCTTGACCAGGTGGGTGTCAAAGTGAACATACAGCAGGGGCTTCTGGGTGAAGACTGTGTCACACATCACACACTTGTAGATCATCCTGTGAAAAagcgagcgagagagggagagagagagattaactTGTTAGAGGAAAAGAGCAGATTTTTAGTGACTCCAGAATGAGATGGCGTGTGTGGACGTACTTGGCCTGTCCTCCAGTGAGTGTGGGGTGCTGGGTGCTGATGTGGCTCTGGGCACTGGGGGAGGACTTGAAGGCCATCGGGCACGTGGGACACTTATGAAACACCTCACAGTGGGCTGTCTGGATGTGGGACTTGACAGAGTTCAACCCCCCAAACACCACCTGGCAACTAGAACACCTGCagacagggggagaggagggaggctCGGTATCAACACACGTCCAGGGGGCAGCTCCAAATGTTTCCACCGCAGGGCAACAGAGGGGAAAGGTCACCTGTATCCAATGCGCCGTGTGAAGTGCAGACAGGCTTCCTCCAGGTGGGACTGAAAGGAGGGCTGCTTGGCCACACCGCCACACTCTGGGCAGACGTAGGGGGGTCGGGGGTTGTGGATGCGGGCGTGAGCAGAGGCACTGCAGCCATTAGGAAGAAGCATGGGAGGAGAGCACTCCGTACAAGACTGAAGGAGTAAAGGAAGCACGGGTCATTCGACGGGGTGGAGAGAGAACAAGACCCACATTCCAGCGGGACGAGACAGTAGTGAGACAGGAAACAGAATGGCAAGGGATGAGAGACCCACACGGCTTACTCACAGCATTAAGGGCCGGTTTGACTTCCTGGAAGTGGGCAGCCACCTCTGCCTTGCTGCGGAACTGAACCTTACACTCCGGACACTTGTTATTTGGGTACTGCACCGGCTCAGGCGCCTTCTTATTAGCGATTGGCTGCTGCAGCTGGGGGGAGGGGCTCAGGGTCAGGGGAGTCACCGTTGATGTCACAGCCGGCACTGAGGATgtagaaggagagggagagagcatgcCTAAGGGAGGAGTAGACACAAACAGAGAGGGTAAGGGAAAGAGGTAAATAACCGTGAGCGTTATTCAGGCGTATGAACAGTGATGCTCGGATATTAAGCTGACTGCACACAGCCCTGTTCTCTCACCGACTTGCGTGGTGTCCTGCTGTCCGATCATCTGCTCCATGTTGACGGGTCTCATGACCAGGTGGGAACACTGCATGACCAGCCCTCTCTCCTTGTGTTCCCGGGCGTGGAGCAGCAGGCTGCACTTGTTGAAGAAGGCCAGCCGCTTGGCACAGTGGTTACAGGTCACCTCGATCCTCAGGGAGCGTCGGTCATAGTGGCGGGCCAGGCTGCGCTCCAGGGCAAAAGCATCGCCGCACTCCAGACAGCGGTAACCCTGCCATGCAGAGGCAAAAGGAACAACATCAGTACAACATGTCAAAGACTTGTAATGACATATTATCGAAGATTATTAACGCTGGTTGGTGAGATCAATATTCTCCTGGAGATGAATAAGTACTATGACACTGCTACAGCATTGAGATTAGGGTCATACTGACTCCCTGCTAAATTAGGCCCAGAGGTCCGGTACCTGGGCTGGAAGAGGCAGGCCCCACTCTGGTGGTAGTGGTGTGGAGAGGTCTGGCCTGTAGCAGGGCAGCAGGTTCTTGCTATTGAGGATCTTGTTGAAGGCCTCCACCAGACTGGACTGGCTCCTGGAGATGATGGCTCCTGTACTGTTCACTATGGATGCAGGTCGACTGCCCCCCTGAGGGGTGAGGAGTGGGGAAGGGGATACGGACACGGCGCCGTTCAGGGTCTTCTGGCCCAGGTTGCGCACACTGACCCCTCCTGGGCTGAAtctgggggaggaggaggcagaggagacCGAAGGGAGGGCGGCTGATTTGGTTATGCTGACAGCTGTAGCGGACACCTTGGGCTTGTTCCCGTTGGCGGACATCTTGTTTTGGGCTTTGCTTGCAGCCACCAACATGGCTGTGCTGGCGTCCTGAAGTGTTGACACCGGAAGGAGGTCACCACCTTTTGACCTCTGCTGCGGAGGCTGCTGGGATACCACCCTCTTGGGCCGGCTGAGAGCTTTACGGCCCCCCGGGGACGGTTTGGAGCTGTCGGTGCCCTTTGAAGGGCTTCCTCCTGTTCCTTTGGGTGCTACTCTAGTCACAGTCCTGGTGATGCTGCCTGTAGGGGTCTTAACCGTTTTGATTCTGACTTTCAGTGGGCGAACGGGGGCTGCTGATGTTGTCGCCGTGTTGGCCGGAACagtctccatgtctgtctgctTTCCAGCCAGAAGCTCCATCTTCACACGCTCCTCTGACTGGCTACCCAGGCTGGGCTCACTCTCCATtggctcctctccctctcttgcccCCTGTGTGGTTAAAGCCGGGGCTGCTGCGGGGCTGGAGCTTCTCTTGGTCATACTGGACAGGGCAACCCCAGTTTGGTCAGGCGGAGGGCTCTCTGGTGAGTCCCTATCCTCAATTACATGTTCAGGGTTTCTTTCCTCCATCACAGGGCTGGCAATGGGTCTGGGGTTACTGAGGGCAGCCGCCAGCCAGGACTGACGAGTTTGGGcaggtggaggggagggagaccTGGGGGTGGAGGGTACTTCTGGGGGTGGGGATTTAGAGTTGAATGATGTCTGAGACATGGAATGAGGAGGtttggaagagagaggaggtggacaaGACagcagaggaggggaggaaggagtTGGGGAGTTGAAGCCCTCTGAAGAGGACACTTGACGTTGTCTGCGGGGAAATTTGGGAGGGGAGCACATGGGCGAATCTGGGCTCTCTTGGATCACCAGCGGACTTCCTAGATCCGGTTCAGAGTCGTCCTCATCGGAGTCCATGATGCGCCTCAATCCCACTCTCAGGCTTCCGTTGGAGACAGAGGGTGAGGAGAGCGACCCGGGAGGGCGCGGAGTCTCCTCGCTTACGCTCGAGGGAGAAGAAAGGTGTCGactgatggagagagaaggCGATGTGGAGGGTATAGGGAGCACGGCATCAGCAGAGGtgtgaggggagaggagaggcttCAGTCTGTTGAGAATATTAGCTGTATGTTTGGTTGTGCTGACTGACCCCCCAGGGACCCCACAACTGACACCTCCTTCGCTGGCAGTGGAAGGAGAGCAGGGCGACCACAGTTCCCCATTTGCCTGGCCCGGCCCCTTGCCTCTCACACTGGGCTCCAATGTTGCTGTGGGCCCCTCAAACCCATTGTGCAGGAGAGGTTCTGAGGAGATCAGATCAGGCATTCGAGGAGCCCGTCGTGAACTAAGAAGGCCCACCCCAGTCTCCACTTCAGGGTCTGGGCCTGTTCCACTGTCCCCATGACTGTCCCCATCCCCTTCCTCCTCATCGGACCCCTCAGACTCATAGGAATCAGGCCTCACCCTGTTCTTAACAATCACACTGACAACCGGAGGTTCACTctggtggtggggaggggagtCAGTAGGGTTGGAAGGTCTTAGTGAGGGAACCCCAGGGCCAGACACAGCCTTCCCTGAACCTTCACCCCCATCCTCCGGCGCAGACTGGATGGCCTCTTTGGCATCAATG contains the following coding sequences:
- the znf687a gene encoding zinc finger protein 687a isoform X1 — encoded protein: MLEMLRNPGMGDMKTPDFDDLLAAFDIPDIDAKEAIQSAPEDGGEGSGKAVSGPGVPSLRPSNPTDSPPHHQSEPPVVSVIVKNRVRPDSYESEGSDEEEGDGDSHGDSGTGPDPEVETGVGLLSSRRAPRMPDLISSEPLLHNGFEGPTATLEPSVRGKGPGQANGELWSPCSPSTASEGGVSCGVPGGSVSTTKHTANILNRLKPLLSPHTSADAVLPIPSTSPSLSISRHLSSPSSVSEETPRPPGSLSSPSVSNGSLRVGLRRIMDSDEDDSEPDLGSPLVIQESPDSPMCSPPKFPRRQRQVSSSEGFNSPTPSSPPLLSCPPPLSSKPPHSMSQTSFNSKSPPPEVPSTPRSPSPPPAQTRQSWLAAALSNPRPIASPVMEERNPEHVIEDRDSPESPPPDQTGVALSSMTKRSSSPAAAPALTTQGAREGEEPMESEPSLGSQSEERVKMELLAGKQTDMETVPANTATTSAAPVRPLKVRIKTVKTPTGSITRTVTRVAPKGTGGSPSKGTDSSKPSPGGRKALSRPKRVVSQQPPQQRSKGGDLLPVSTLQDASTAMLVAASKAQNKMSANGNKPKVSATAVSITKSAALPSVSSASSSPRFSPGGVSVRNLGQKTLNGAVSVSPSPLLTPQGGSRPASIVNSTGAIISRSQSSLVEAFNKILNSKNLLPCYRPDLSTPLPPEWGLPLPAQGYRCLECGDAFALERSLARHYDRRSLRIEVTCNHCAKRLAFFNKCSLLLHAREHKERGLVMQCSHLVMRPVNMEQMIGQQDTTQVGMLSPSPSTSSVPAVTSTVTPLTLSPSPQLQQPIANKKAPEPVQYPNNKCPECKVQFRSKAEVAAHFQEVKPALNASCTECSPPMLLPNGCSASAHARIHNPRPPYVCPECGGVAKQPSFQSHLEEACLHFTRRIGYRCSSCQVVFGGLNSVKSHIQTAHCEVFHKCPTCPMAFKSSPSAQSHISTQHPTLTGGQAKMIYKCVMCDTVFTQKPLLYVHFDTHLVKQKVHVFKCPECTKLYAQRSSMLEHIKTTHRGPAVKQEAPVVMAPSPVPPPPRARSSLKTESSDGEEWGREQEEEEEEEEEEMDGDNTKTTPGWSCAPCHARYANREDYITHMAEQHGKSLKKFPCSLCESSFSSTSSLRRHIRVKHKGIKRVFHCQFCMESKKTFSSRVVLERHIQLTHGRSALDSQKRRRGAEAADSPSEQDRGSNQFTISAEEDEGGRGMKTEEEEEEEEDFLSAKRPRVTTSAPPPQPESGFRCAPCGFTTEDRVVFLEHIPLHRSDAQGGGVSLQCLQCGACFASASSLSRHRFISHRVRDTHPDNHAHIDRSLTTSPGNGGNHGEGSPRGGGSQPGSPSSSQPSTPLGEDGEGRVGCKVCGKRFDKASDLNTHFRTHGMAFITARKTDRPA
- the znf687a gene encoding zinc finger protein 687a isoform X2, translating into MGDMKTPDFDDLLAAFDIPDIDAKEAIQSAPEDGGEGSGKAVSGPGVPSLRPSNPTDSPPHHQSEPPVVSVIVKNRVRPDSYESEGSDEEEGDGDSHGDSGTGPDPEVETGVGLLSSRRAPRMPDLISSEPLLHNGFEGPTATLEPSVRGKGPGQANGELWSPCSPSTASEGGVSCGVPGGSVSTTKHTANILNRLKPLLSPHTSADAVLPIPSTSPSLSISRHLSSPSSVSEETPRPPGSLSSPSVSNGSLRVGLRRIMDSDEDDSEPDLGSPLVIQESPDSPMCSPPKFPRRQRQVSSSEGFNSPTPSSPPLLSCPPPLSSKPPHSMSQTSFNSKSPPPEVPSTPRSPSPPPAQTRQSWLAAALSNPRPIASPVMEERNPEHVIEDRDSPESPPPDQTGVALSSMTKRSSSPAAAPALTTQGAREGEEPMESEPSLGSQSEERVKMELLAGKQTDMETVPANTATTSAAPVRPLKVRIKTVKTPTGSITRTVTRVAPKGTGGSPSKGTDSSKPSPGGRKALSRPKRVVSQQPPQQRSKGGDLLPVSTLQDASTAMLVAASKAQNKMSANGNKPKVSATAVSITKSAALPSVSSASSSPRFSPGGVSVRNLGQKTLNGAVSVSPSPLLTPQGGSRPASIVNSTGAIISRSQSSLVEAFNKILNSKNLLPCYRPDLSTPLPPEWGLPLPAQGYRCLECGDAFALERSLARHYDRRSLRIEVTCNHCAKRLAFFNKCSLLLHAREHKERGLVMQCSHLVMRPVNMEQMIGQQDTTQVGMLSPSPSTSSVPAVTSTVTPLTLSPSPQLQQPIANKKAPEPVQYPNNKCPECKVQFRSKAEVAAHFQEVKPALNASCTECSPPMLLPNGCSASAHARIHNPRPPYVCPECGGVAKQPSFQSHLEEACLHFTRRIGYRCSSCQVVFGGLNSVKSHIQTAHCEVFHKCPTCPMAFKSSPSAQSHISTQHPTLTGGQAKMIYKCVMCDTVFTQKPLLYVHFDTHLVKQKVHVFKCPECTKLYAQRSSMLEHIKTTHRGPAVKQEAPVVMAPSPVPPPPRARSSLKTESSDGEEWGREQEEEEEEEEEEMDGDNTKTTPGWSCAPCHARYANREDYITHMAEQHGKSLKKFPCSLCESSFSSTSSLRRHIRVKHKGIKRVFHCQFCMESKKTFSSRVVLERHIQLTHGRSALDSQKRRRGAEAADSPSEQDRGSNQFTISAEEDEGGRGMKTEEEEEEEEDFLSAKRPRVTTSAPPPQPESGFRCAPCGFTTEDRVVFLEHIPLHRSDAQGGGVSLQCLQCGACFASASSLSRHRFISHRVRDTHPDNHAHIDRSLTTSPGNGGNHGEGSPRGGGSQPGSPSSSQPSTPLGEDGEGRVGCKVCGKRFDKASDLNTHFRTHGMAFITARKTDRPA